From the Companilactobacillus ginsenosidimutans genome, the window AGACATAATCTTCAAAATGCCCTAGATGCCGGAGAAAAAAAGGCAAATGAAATGGATGTTGGTGTGACAATGTGTATCACAGATGCATATGCTCAACCAATTCTCATGTATCATATGCCAAATGCAAACATGGTCAGTTTAGAACTTGCTCCTAAAAAAGCATGGTCAGCTGTTTCCATGAAGATGCCTACGAAAGATATTAGTGATCAGATTCAACCAGGTGCACCTTTGTATCAAATGGGTGGCATGTTGGATGGTAAACTAGCTTCATTTGCTGGTGGAAATCCTATTATCGTAAATAACCAACTCATTGGTTCAGTGGGTGTAAGTGGCGGTGCTGTTGAAGAAGATCAAGCAGTAAGTATGACAATCGTCAACTATATTTTGGAAGGACTTAAATAATGGATAATTTAGAAGAAAAAATTAGAAGCATCCTAAGTGAAGAACTTCAAAACGCAAGTAATTCAAGTTCAAGCACAACAACTGGTGCTGCTGATTCAGGCGAAAATGGTATTTTTGATAACGTTGACGATGCTATCGCAGCTGCAAAGGCTGCAGAAGATTCATATATTGATGCCTCAATTGAGACAAGAAATAAAGTTATTGACGCTATTAAAACAGGTTTCAAGCCATATATTGAATGGATGGCAAAACAAATTAAAGAAGAAACAGGTATGGGTACTGTTGATGCAAAGATTGCTAAACTAAACAATGCTTTGTACAACACACCTGGTCCTGAAATTCTTGAACCAGAAGCAGAAACTGGTGATGGTGGTTTGATCATGTACGAATATGCACCTTATGGTGTTATTGGTGCTGTTGGACCAAGTACTAACCCTTCAGAAACAGTTATTGCTAACGGAATTATGATGCTTGCCGGTGGTAACACTGTATACTTTGGTGCTCACCCTGGTGCAAAGAACATTACTCGTTGGACAATCGAGAAGTTGAATGAATTTGTATATCAAGCAACTGGTCTTAAGAACTTAGTTGTTGGTATCAAAGAACCAACTATCCAAGCTGTTCAAAGAATGATGGAACATCCTGATATTGCTGCATTGTCAGTTACTGGTGGTCCAGCCGTTGTACATCAAGCCATGACAAGTGGTAAGAAGGCAATTGGTGCTGGTGCTGGTAATCCTCCTGCAATTGTTGATGCTACTGCTGATGTTTCATTAGCTGCACACAACATTGTAGATTCAGCCGCATTTGATAACGATATTCTATGTACTGCTGAAAAAGAAGTTGTCGTTGAAAAGCCTGTTAAAGACGAATTGATCAAGAAGATGCAAGATGAAGGTGCTTTCCTTGTTACAAGCAAGTCAGATATCGATCACCTTGTTGATATGACGATTCAAGATAACGGTACTCCAGATCGTAAGTATATCGGTAAGGATGCAACATTTATCCTTGACGCTGCTCACATTTCATATACTGGAACACCAAAGATTATCATCTTAGAAGCTGACAAAGATCATCCATTTACATTGACAGAAATGTTAATGCCAATCATTCCAGTTGTATGTTGTCCAGATTTCGACAGTGCATTGAAGACTGCCGTATATGTTGAAGGTGGAAATCACCATACAGCATCAATCCACTCAAACAACTTGATCCAAATTAACAAAGCTGCTCACCGTATGAACACATCAATCTTTGTTGTTAATGGTCCTACATATTCAGGTACTGGTGTTGGATATACAGGTGCTTCTGCACTTACAATCGCCACACCAACTGGTGAAGGTACAACAACTGCTAAGTCATTTACACGTCGTCGCAGATTGAATTCACCACAAGCATTCTCATTAAAATCATGGAACTAAAGGAGTGTAAATAATGGTAGTAGATTTTAGTTTAAAACCACATGTAATTAGTGGTAAAGATAGCCTCGATACTCTCGACGCCATTAAAGATCAAACAATCCTTATGGTTTGCGATCCATTCCTTGATGGTAGTGATGAGCTGAATAAAATTCGTAGTCATGTTCATGCAAATAACCACGTTGAAGTATTTTCTGATGTTAAACCAAACCCTCCACTAACAAATATTATTGCTGGTGTCCGTGTGTTTGATAAAGTCAAACCAACTGTAATTATCGCTGTTGGTGGTGGTTCTGCCATCGATACAGCTAAAGCAATTCGTTTCTTTGGTGAAAAAGTTGCTAACTCTAAAGTTGGTTGCTTTATCGGTATCCCTACAACAAGTGGTACTGGTTCAGAAGTTACTAATACGGCTGTTATTACAGATGAAAAAAATAATGTTAAGTTCCCAATTATGGACGATTACTTAATTCCTGATATTTCATTGTTGTATCCTGAATTAGTAATGAGCGCACCAGCTTCAGTTGCTGCATATTCAGGTTTGGATGTTCTAACACACTCACTTGAATCATTAGTAGCTAAAGATAGTGACTTGTTCACAGATGCATTTGCTGAAAAAGCTATGAGCGTAATTTTTGATGACTTAGTGGAAGTTGTTATGAAACAACCTAAGAACTATGAATTGAGAAAGACTGTTCATGAAGCTTCAACAGCTGCCGGTATGGCATTTAATGCGGCTGGATTAGGAATTGCCCACTCAATTGCTCACCAATTGGGTGCAACATTCCACGTTCCACATGGTCTAGCATGTGCAATGACACTTCCATATGTCGTAGAATATAACGCTGCTAACAGTGACCTTGCTCTTCACAAGTATGCTGCTGCTGCACGTAAGTGTGGTTTAGTAAGTAACGGTGTTGGTGATAAAGTTGCTGTTAGAAAGATTGAAAGAACCATTCACCAAATGATGATGGAGATGAATTGTCCTAAATCATTACGTGCTTTTGGTGTCGATCATAATGAAGCTGTCAAAGAAACTGACAGAATTATTAAATATGCTAAGAAAGATGGTACCTTCCCAGGTAATCCAGTCGTTCCTAGCGATGATGATTTACGTGCAATTTATGAAAAAGTTATTGGCTAGTTAAATTTTTAGAAGTGGATGGGATAATATGGTATCAAAAATTTTATCAATTAATTCTGGGAGCTCATCTTTAAAGTTCAAATTGTATGAAATGCCCGAGGAAAATGTAATTACAAAAGGTATGGTCGACAAGATCGGACATGATGATGCCGTTTTTGAAGAGTCATTCCGTGATCAAAAGAAAAAGATTACTAAGAGTATTCCAAATCATGAAGAAGCTGTCCATCTAGTTATTGATAGTTTGATTAATAACAAGATTGTTGCAGATTTGAACGAGATTAAAGGTGTCGGACATCGTATTTCCAATGGTGGGGAAAAATACGAAAAATCAGTCATCGTTGATGATGATGTTGAAAAGACTATCGATGAATACTCTGTGCTCTCACCATTACATAATCCAGTCAACTTATTAGGTATCAAAGCGTTTGACAAGTTGTTACCTAACACACCACAAGTGGCGGTTTTTGATACAGCGTTTAATTCAACCATTCCTCCAGAAAATGCACTTTATGCCTTGCCTTACGAATATTACCAAAAATATGGTATTAAACGTTTTGGTTTCCATGGACCTAGTCATCTTTACATTACTGAACAAGTTCAAGATTTGTTCCCTAATGCAGATTCAAAGATTATTAGTTGTCACATCGGAAGTGGCGCAAGTATCTCAGCGATTAAAGATGGAAAAACTATCGATAATTCAATGGGATTCTCACCACTAGCTGGATTAATTATGGGAACTCGTTCCGGTGACATTGACCCACAAATCATT encodes:
- a CDS encoding GlcG/HbpS family heme-binding protein; amino-acid sequence: MTPENIFVKMQSSIKNADGTSAFERHNLQNALDAGEKKANEMDVGVTMCITDAYAQPILMYHMPNANMVSLELAPKKAWSAVSMKMPTKDISDQIQPGAPLYQMGGMLDGKLASFAGGNPIIVNNQLIGSVGVSGGAVEEDQAVSMTIVNYILEGLK
- a CDS encoding aldehyde dehydrogenase family protein; amino-acid sequence: MDNLEEKIRSILSEELQNASNSSSSTTTGAADSGENGIFDNVDDAIAAAKAAEDSYIDASIETRNKVIDAIKTGFKPYIEWMAKQIKEETGMGTVDAKIAKLNNALYNTPGPEILEPEAETGDGGLIMYEYAPYGVIGAVGPSTNPSETVIANGIMMLAGGNTVYFGAHPGAKNITRWTIEKLNEFVYQATGLKNLVVGIKEPTIQAVQRMMEHPDIAALSVTGGPAVVHQAMTSGKKAIGAGAGNPPAIVDATADVSLAAHNIVDSAAFDNDILCTAEKEVVVEKPVKDELIKKMQDEGAFLVTSKSDIDHLVDMTIQDNGTPDRKYIGKDATFILDAAHISYTGTPKIIILEADKDHPFTLTEMLMPIIPVVCCPDFDSALKTAVYVEGGNHHTASIHSNNLIQINKAAHRMNTSIFVVNGPTYSGTGVGYTGASALTIATPTGEGTTTAKSFTRRRRLNSPQAFSLKSWN
- a CDS encoding 1-propanol dehydrogenase PduQ, with amino-acid sequence MVVDFSLKPHVISGKDSLDTLDAIKDQTILMVCDPFLDGSDELNKIRSHVHANNHVEVFSDVKPNPPLTNIIAGVRVFDKVKPTVIIAVGGGSAIDTAKAIRFFGEKVANSKVGCFIGIPTTSGTGSEVTNTAVITDEKNNVKFPIMDDYLIPDISLLYPELVMSAPASVAAYSGLDVLTHSLESLVAKDSDLFTDAFAEKAMSVIFDDLVEVVMKQPKNYELRKTVHEASTAAGMAFNAAGLGIAHSIAHQLGATFHVPHGLACAMTLPYVVEYNAANSDLALHKYAAAARKCGLVSNGVGDKVAVRKIERTIHQMMMEMNCPKSLRAFGVDHNEAVKETDRIIKYAKKDGTFPGNPVVPSDDDLRAIYEKVIG
- a CDS encoding acetate/propionate family kinase gives rise to the protein MVSKILSINSGSSSLKFKLYEMPEENVITKGMVDKIGHDDAVFEESFRDQKKKITKSIPNHEEAVHLVIDSLINNKIVADLNEIKGVGHRISNGGEKYEKSVIVDDDVEKTIDEYSVLSPLHNPVNLLGIKAFDKLLPNTPQVAVFDTAFNSTIPPENALYALPYEYYQKYGIKRFGFHGPSHLYITEQVQDLFPNADSKIISCHIGSGASISAIKDGKTIDNSMGFSPLAGLIMGTRSGDIDPQIIPFLQENEGLSTQQITDLLNKKSGLLGVSGVSNDLRDVEKAAKEGNKRAQMAIKAFVHRIQIYIGQYIAELDGVDTIVFTAGVGEHDASIRKAVMENFHYVGAEIDDGRNDTNEIVISSDESKVNVAVIPTDEEIVIARDVFRLV